A genome region from Rhodanobacter thiooxydans includes the following:
- a CDS encoding TlpA disulfide reductase family protein has translation MNIGPLALSSAVLALLFGVIAALATVGFLRRRGHADAGNALYLALGFGLLVARIAYVAGWWPQYAQQPWSILNIRDQGFDRIAGLLGLLLATTLIGWRRPPLRRPLAAGVAVGIAAWAFAGLAAYKLATTTHPGLPAFVLSDLDGREVPLQTLRGQPTVINLWATWCGPCRREMPVLAEAQRTMSQVRFVFADQGESAAAVRQFMQVQRLTLQHVLIDGNLQLSNQYNVRGYPTTLFLDADGRLRELHMGELSRATLAERLQRITPPPTH, from the coding sequence TTGAACATCGGACCGCTGGCACTTTCGTCGGCCGTGCTGGCGCTGCTGTTCGGCGTCATCGCTGCGCTTGCCACCGTCGGCTTTCTGCGCCGACGCGGCCATGCCGACGCCGGCAACGCGCTGTACCTGGCACTCGGCTTCGGTTTGCTGGTGGCGCGCATCGCCTACGTGGCCGGCTGGTGGCCGCAGTATGCGCAGCAGCCCTGGAGCATCTTGAACATCCGCGACCAGGGCTTCGACCGGATCGCCGGTCTGCTCGGCCTGCTGCTGGCGACGACCTTGATCGGCTGGCGCCGGCCGCCGCTGCGCCGGCCGCTGGCCGCCGGCGTGGCGGTCGGCATCGCGGCCTGGGCCTTCGCCGGGCTGGCCGCGTACAAGCTGGCCACGACCACCCATCCCGGCCTGCCGGCCTTCGTGCTGAGCGACCTGGACGGACGCGAGGTGCCGCTGCAAACGCTGCGCGGCCAGCCCACCGTGATCAACCTGTGGGCCACCTGGTGCGGGCCGTGCCGGCGCGAGATGCCGGTGCTGGCCGAGGCGCAGCGTACGATGTCGCAGGTGCGCTTCGTGTTCGCCGACCAGGGCGAATCGGCGGCGGCGGTGCGGCAGTTCATGCAGGTGCAGCGGTTGACGCTGCAGCACGTGCTGATCGACGGCAACCTGCAGCTGTCGAACCAGTACAACGTGCGCGGCTACCCGACCACGCTGTTCCTCGACGCCGACGGCCGCCTGCGCGAGCTGCACATGGGCGAGCTGTCGCGCGCCACGCTGGCCGAACGACTGCAGCGGATCACCCCGCCCCCCACGCACTGA
- the pgl gene encoding 6-phosphogluconolactonase, which yields MTPHLNVTTHSFTDCKAQATALAERVAERLRSGVAERGHAVLAVSGGSTPKDFFDRLAREQLDWARVQVTLVDERWVPDTDERSNARLVKARLLQHAAAAAPFVPLYTGDAAPEAGLATAAARIDALPLPFDAVVLGMGDDGHTASFFPGGDHLAEALDPDGRARVLPMRAPGAGEPRITLSLPTLLETRALYLLVAGEKKRDLLADARLGLGAAQHYPVRAVLTQQRVPVAVYWCP from the coding sequence ATGACTCCCCACCTGAACGTCACCACGCACAGCTTCACCGACTGCAAGGCGCAGGCCACGGCGCTGGCTGAACGCGTCGCCGAGCGCCTGCGCAGCGGTGTGGCCGAACGCGGCCATGCCGTGCTGGCGGTCTCCGGCGGCAGCACGCCGAAGGATTTCTTCGACCGCCTCGCGCGCGAGCAGCTCGACTGGGCCCGGGTGCAGGTGACCCTGGTCGACGAACGCTGGGTGCCTGATACCGACGAGCGCTCGAATGCACGGCTGGTGAAGGCGCGCCTGCTGCAGCACGCCGCCGCGGCCGCGCCGTTCGTGCCGCTGTATACCGGCGATGCCGCCCCCGAAGCCGGGCTGGCCACCGCCGCGGCGCGCATCGACGCGCTGCCGCTGCCGTTCGACGCGGTGGTGCTGGGCATGGGCGACGACGGCCACACCGCCTCGTTCTTCCCCGGCGGCGACCACCTGGCCGAGGCGCTGGACCCGGACGGCCGCGCCCGCGTGCTGCCGATGCGCGCGCCCGGCGCCGGCGAGCCGCGTATCACGCTGAGCCTGCCGACGCTGCTGGAAACGCGCGCGCTGTACCTGCTGGTCGCCGGCGAGAAAAAGCGCGACCTGCTGGCCGACGCGCGGCTCGGTCTCGGCGCCGCGCAGCATTACCCGGTGCGTGCGGTGCTGACCCAGCAGCGCGTGCCGGTGGCGGTGTACTGGTGCCCGTGA
- a CDS encoding HAD family hydrolase, with protein sequence MNLALFDFDGTITTREMFADFMHFAVTPRRLAVGKWLLAPVVIGYKLGLVSSNAIRSHVVRFGFRDEPMARLDQAGERFAREVLPGVLREQAMERIAWHKAQGDVVVVVSGGLDAYLQHWCRRHGLALICSELEVVDGRYSGRYRGSQCVGAEKPRRVLQQYDPGDFDCVYAYGDTSEDLDLLGIADRRYFNWQEVA encoded by the coding sequence ATGAATCTTGCCTTGTTCGATTTCGACGGCACCATCACCACCCGCGAGATGTTTGCCGATTTCATGCATTTCGCGGTGACGCCGCGGCGGCTGGCTGTCGGCAAGTGGCTGCTGGCGCCGGTGGTGATCGGCTACAAGCTCGGCCTCGTTTCCAGCAATGCGATCCGCTCGCACGTGGTGCGCTTCGGTTTTCGCGACGAGCCGATGGCGCGACTGGACCAGGCCGGTGAGCGGTTCGCGCGCGAGGTACTGCCCGGCGTGTTGCGCGAACAGGCGATGGAACGCATCGCCTGGCACAAGGCGCAGGGCGACGTGGTCGTGGTCGTCTCCGGCGGGCTCGACGCCTATCTGCAGCACTGGTGCCGCCGGCACGGGCTGGCGCTGATCTGCTCGGAGCTGGAAGTGGTCGATGGCCGCTACAGCGGTCGCTATCGTGGAAGCCAGTGCGTCGGCGCCGAGAAGCCACGGCGGGTGCTGCAGCAGTACGACCCCGGCGACTTCGACTGCGTCTACGCCTACGGCGACACCAGCGAGGATCTTGACCTGCTGGGCATCGCTGATCGACGGTACTTCAACTGGCAGGAAGTGGCCTGA
- a CDS encoding RNA polymerase sigma factor: MSAHAHVSPVDVAALDDHALVALVRDGHREAFRHIMQRCNQRLFRVARAVLGEDSEAEDVLQESYMRAYHKLDSFRGDSTLLTWLTSIVLNEARGRLRKRHTMVDLEQVDAAVDDTHQVIQFPSKFGSEDPAVAAARSQIRHLLEHAIDDLPPAFRTVYMMREVEECSVEETAHLLAIKPETVKTRLYRARRLLRTSLHGSLAETMSGAFPFMGQRCARVTDAVMARLDAEPAN, encoded by the coding sequence ATGTCAGCCCATGCCCATGTTTCACCCGTCGATGTCGCCGCACTGGACGATCACGCGCTGGTGGCGCTGGTCCGCGACGGCCATCGCGAGGCGTTCCGCCACATCATGCAGCGCTGCAACCAGCGGCTGTTCCGCGTGGCGCGCGCGGTGCTCGGCGAGGATTCGGAAGCGGAAGACGTGCTGCAGGAATCGTATATGCGTGCCTATCACAAGCTGGATTCGTTTCGAGGCGACTCGACCCTGCTGACCTGGCTGACCAGCATCGTGCTGAACGAGGCGCGCGGGCGCCTGCGCAAACGGCACACCATGGTCGACCTGGAGCAGGTCGACGCGGCGGTGGACGATACCCACCAGGTCATCCAGTTCCCCTCGAAATTCGGTAGCGAGGATCCGGCCGTCGCGGCTGCCCGCAGCCAGATCCGCCACCTGCTCGAACACGCCATCGACGACCTGCCGCCGGCATTCCGCACCGTCTACATGATGCGCGAGGTGGAGGAGTGTTCGGTCGAGGAAACCGCCCATCTGCTGGCGATCAAGCCGGAGACGGTGAAAACCCGCCTGTATCGCGCGCGCCGGCTGCTGCGCACGTCGTTGCACGGCAGCCTGGCCGAAACCATGAGCGGGGCGTTCCCGTTCATGGGCCAGCGCTGCGCGCGCGTCACCGACGCGGTGATGGCAAGGTTGGACGCCGAGCCGGCCAATTGA
- the eda gene encoding bifunctional 4-hydroxy-2-oxoglutarate aldolase/2-dehydro-3-deoxy-phosphogluconate aldolase: MTSPIEHKQQQVEALMRLAPVIPVVIIDDARAAVPMARALVAGGIPTIEVTLRTSAALDAIRAIAAEVEGAVVGCGTALSARDLAAAQQAGARFAVSPGTSPRLLDAADDSELPLLPGVATASEAMALLERGYRHLKFFPAVPAGGHKLLGAWASPLPQIRFCPTGGISLASAPDFLALPNVLCVGGSWLTPADKLASGDWAGIEQLAREAAALR, encoded by the coding sequence GTGACCAGTCCCATCGAACACAAGCAGCAGCAAGTCGAAGCCCTGATGCGGCTGGCGCCGGTGATTCCGGTGGTGATCATCGACGACGCGAGGGCCGCGGTGCCGATGGCGCGTGCGCTGGTCGCCGGCGGCATCCCGACGATCGAGGTCACCCTGCGCACGAGCGCCGCGCTGGACGCGATCCGCGCGATCGCCGCCGAGGTGGAAGGCGCGGTGGTCGGTTGCGGCACCGCGCTGTCCGCGCGCGACCTGGCGGCTGCGCAACAGGCCGGCGCGCGCTTCGCCGTGTCGCCCGGCACCTCGCCTCGCCTGCTCGACGCCGCCGACGACAGCGAACTGCCGCTGCTGCCCGGCGTGGCCACCGCCAGCGAGGCGATGGCCCTGCTCGAACGCGGCTACCGGCATCTGAAGTTCTTTCCGGCGGTACCGGCCGGCGGCCACAAGCTGCTCGGCGCCTGGGCCAGCCCGCTGCCGCAGATCCGCTTCTGCCCCACCGGCGGCATCAGTCTGGCCAGCGCGCCGGATTTCCTGGCCCTGCCAAACGTGCTCTGCGTGGGCGGCTCCTGGCTCACTCCCGCCGACAAACTCGCCAGCGGCGACTGGGCCGGCATCGAGCAGCTGGCGCGCGAGGCAGCGGCGTTGCGCTGA
- the edd gene encoding phosphogluconate dehydratase, with product MTTLHPVVAEVTERLRERSRETRAAYLARIDAADRSGPRRGHLSCGNLAHGFAACGTEDKAALRSGQHANLAIVTAYNDMLSAHQPYERYPALIRQIARDAGFTAQVAGGVPAMCDGITQGRAGMQLSLFSRDVIALATAVALSHDMFDGALFLGICDKIVPGLLIAALSFGHLPAAFVPSGPMPSGIPNEQKSKVRQAFADGKASKAELLEAEAASYHAPGTCTFYGTANSNQMLMEIMGLHLPGASFTPPDTPLRDALTAEVVRRVADLSALGDHYLPLGHLIDERAIINGVIGLHATGGSTNHLLHLVAIAHAAGIQLRWDDFDALSGVIPLLARVYPNGYADVNQFHDAGGMAFLIDQLLGAGLLHADVQTIFGTGLEGYTRVPQLDEAGDIAWLPVAKQSGNRGVLRGVDEPFRADGGLRMLDGNLGRAVIKVSSVPDDRLLIEAPAIVFNDQDEVAGAFKRGELNRDFVAVVRFQGPRANGMPELHKLTPTLALLQDRGHRIALLTDGRMSGASGRVPAAIHVTPEAVAGGNLAKIRDGDLIRLDAANGRLDVLMEAHELDARLPHVADLSGEHSGMGRELFGLFRQAAANADLGAGVL from the coding sequence ATGACCACGCTCCATCCCGTCGTCGCCGAAGTCACCGAACGCCTGCGCGAGCGCAGTCGCGAGACGCGCGCGGCCTACCTCGCACGGATCGACGCGGCGGACCGCAGCGGGCCGCGCCGCGGGCACCTGTCCTGCGGCAACCTCGCGCACGGCTTCGCCGCCTGCGGCACCGAGGACAAGGCCGCGCTGCGCAGCGGCCAGCACGCCAACCTCGCCATCGTCACCGCCTACAACGACATGCTGTCGGCGCACCAGCCGTACGAGCGCTACCCCGCGCTGATCCGCCAGATCGCCCGTGACGCCGGCTTCACCGCGCAGGTCGCTGGCGGCGTGCCGGCGATGTGCGACGGCATTACCCAGGGCCGCGCCGGCATGCAGCTGTCGCTGTTCTCGCGCGATGTGATCGCGCTGGCCACCGCGGTGGCGCTGTCGCACGACATGTTCGATGGCGCGCTGTTCCTCGGCATCTGCGACAAGATCGTGCCGGGACTGCTGATCGCCGCACTGAGCTTTGGCCATCTTCCCGCCGCCTTCGTGCCCAGCGGCCCGATGCCCAGCGGCATCCCGAACGAGCAGAAATCGAAGGTGCGCCAAGCCTTCGCCGACGGCAAGGCGAGCAAGGCCGAACTGCTGGAAGCCGAAGCCGCTTCCTACCACGCGCCTGGCACCTGCACCTTCTACGGCACCGCGAACTCCAACCAGATGCTGATGGAGATCATGGGCCTGCACTTGCCCGGCGCCAGCTTCACCCCGCCGGACACGCCGCTGCGCGACGCGCTCACCGCCGAGGTGGTGCGCCGCGTCGCCGACCTCAGCGCGCTGGGCGACCATTACCTGCCGCTCGGCCACCTCATCGACGAGCGCGCGATCATCAACGGCGTGATCGGCCTGCACGCCACCGGCGGTTCCACCAACCACCTGCTGCACCTGGTGGCGATCGCGCACGCCGCCGGCATCCAGCTGCGCTGGGATGACTTCGACGCGCTGTCCGGCGTGATCCCGCTGCTGGCGCGCGTGTACCCGAATGGCTACGCCGACGTGAATCAGTTCCACGACGCCGGCGGCATGGCGTTCCTGATCGACCAGCTGCTCGGCGCCGGCCTGCTGCACGCCGACGTGCAGACCATCTTCGGCACCGGCCTGGAAGGCTACACGCGCGTGCCGCAGCTGGACGAGGCCGGCGACATCGCCTGGCTGCCGGTGGCCAAGCAGAGCGGCAACCGCGGCGTGCTGCGCGGCGTGGACGAACCGTTCCGCGCCGACGGCGGCCTGCGCATGCTCGACGGCAACCTCGGCCGCGCGGTGATCAAGGTCTCCTCGGTACCGGACGACCGCCTGCTGATCGAGGCGCCGGCGATCGTGTTCAACGACCAGGACGAGGTGGCTGGCGCGTTCAAGCGCGGCGAGCTCAACCGCGACTTCGTGGCGGTGGTGCGCTTCCAGGGTCCGCGCGCGAACGGCATGCCCGAGCTGCACAAGCTCACCCCCACGCTGGCGCTGCTGCAGGACCGCGGCCACCGCATCGCCCTGCTCACCGACGGGCGCATGTCCGGCGCCTCCGGCCGCGTGCCGGCGGCGATCCACGTGACCCCCGAGGCGGTGGCCGGCGGCAACCTCGCCAAGATCCGCGACGGCGACCTCATCCGGCTGGACGCGGCGAACGGACGTCTGGACGTCCTGATGGAAGCGCACGAACTGGACGCCCGCCTGCCGCACGTCGCCGACCTGTCCGGCGAGCACAGCGGCATGGGCCGCGAACTGTTCGGCCTGTTCCGCCAGGCAGCCGCCAACGCCGACCTCGGCGCCGGCGTGCTGTGA
- a CDS encoding S9 family peptidase, whose translation MRRLLLAALVAFIAAPAAAAPASTPLDLETVMANPDWIGQAVEQPYWSVDGRHVYYSMKRDGSPLRDLYRVDPATGQSVKLDPTERAQADGPAVFDRAHRHAAFILHGDVFVVDLASGRRRQVTRTPQDEVAPRFSVDGRALQYRTGNDWYSYDLASGVAAPAAILKFADDPQAKQPDALGRRQLELFKTLREIKADKQAARDEDKAQDAADPGRAPPPFYLGDKIAAVDTELSPDGRWMLLVTVPRDYAKGEAPKVNHYVTESGYTEPQDARIYVGRNDPAPQSLLLLDLRGHQQYPLKTDGLPGIKDDPLKALRAQAVTALEKAGKQDEAKALKAPDVRAVRIIAGTDDIGGGGIVWSDDGGQLAIQLRAIDNKDRWIASVDFDRHALVPQHRLTDPAWINWNFNDFGWLKDGRTLWYLSEETGWSQLYAKPLGGKPKALTTGRFEVSHPQLGEDGRWFYLRTNKVAPYSYDVYRVPSAGGELARVTNYQGMDDFALSPDGTQLAVLHSAPYLFAQLAVQPSAGGTPRELTRTMKPAYLAHDWIAPKIVEVPSSHGAGSIYAKYYGPANETDAPASRPAVIFVHGAGYLQNVKLSSTYYFREQMFHNLLVSQGYVVLDMDYRASEGYGRAWRTAIYRQMGHPELEDLLDGKAWLVKNHGVDPRRVGIYGGSYGGFMTEMALLRAPGEFAAGAGLRPVSDWTLYNHEYTSNILNDPQLDPAAYRASSPIEYAEKLQDPLLIQHGLIDDNVFAEDSIRLYQRFIELHKKNFWMSLYPLERHGFVHADSWYDEYRRIDELFGTYVKPVRDESRH comes from the coding sequence ATGCGTCGTTTGCTGCTTGCCGCCCTCGTCGCCTTCATTGCTGCGCCGGCCGCCGCCGCGCCGGCGTCGACGCCGTTGGACCTGGAAACCGTGATGGCCAACCCCGACTGGATCGGCCAGGCGGTGGAGCAGCCGTACTGGAGCGTGGACGGACGCCATGTGTACTACTCGATGAAGCGTGATGGCAGCCCGCTGCGCGACCTGTACCGGGTCGACCCGGCGACCGGCCAGAGCGTGAAGCTCGACCCGACCGAGCGGGCGCAGGCCGATGGTCCGGCGGTGTTCGACCGCGCGCACCGGCATGCCGCCTTCATCCTGCATGGCGACGTGTTCGTGGTCGACCTGGCCAGCGGCCGGCGCCGCCAGGTCACGCGCACGCCGCAGGACGAAGTCGCACCGCGCTTCTCTGTCGACGGCCGCGCGCTGCAGTACCGCACCGGCAACGACTGGTACAGCTACGACCTGGCCAGCGGCGTCGCGGCGCCGGCGGCGATCCTGAAATTCGCCGACGATCCGCAGGCGAAGCAGCCCGATGCGCTGGGCAGGCGCCAGCTCGAGCTGTTCAAGACGCTGCGCGAGATCAAGGCCGACAAGCAGGCCGCGCGCGACGAGGACAAGGCGCAGGATGCGGCCGACCCGGGCCGTGCGCCGCCACCGTTTTACCTCGGCGACAAGATCGCTGCGGTGGATACCGAACTGTCGCCGGACGGCCGCTGGATGCTGCTGGTCACCGTGCCCAGGGACTACGCCAAGGGCGAGGCGCCCAAGGTCAACCACTACGTCACCGAGAGCGGCTATACCGAGCCGCAGGACGCGCGCATCTACGTCGGGCGCAACGATCCTGCGCCGCAGTCGCTGCTGCTGCTGGACCTGCGTGGGCACCAGCAGTACCCGCTGAAGACCGACGGCCTGCCGGGTATCAAGGACGACCCGCTCAAGGCGCTGCGTGCGCAGGCCGTGACCGCGCTGGAAAAGGCCGGCAAGCAGGACGAGGCGAAGGCGCTGAAGGCGCCCGACGTGCGCGCGGTGCGCATCATCGCCGGCACCGATGACATTGGTGGCGGCGGCATCGTGTGGAGCGACGACGGCGGCCAGCTGGCGATCCAGCTGCGCGCGATCGACAACAAGGACCGCTGGATCGCCAGCGTGGACTTCGACAGGCACGCGCTGGTGCCGCAGCACCGGCTCACCGACCCGGCGTGGATCAACTGGAATTTCAACGATTTCGGCTGGCTGAAGGACGGCCGCACGCTGTGGTACCTGTCCGAGGAAACCGGCTGGTCGCAGCTGTATGCGAAGCCGCTGGGCGGCAAGCCGAAGGCGCTGACCACTGGCCGGTTCGAGGTGAGCCATCCGCAGCTCGGCGAGGACGGTCGCTGGTTCTACCTGCGCACCAACAAGGTGGCGCCGTACAGCTACGACGTCTACCGCGTGCCGTCCGCCGGCGGCGAGCTGGCGCGCGTGACGAACTACCAGGGTATGGACGACTTCGCGCTGTCTCCCGACGGCACGCAGCTGGCCGTGCTGCATTCCGCGCCGTACCTGTTCGCCCAACTGGCGGTGCAGCCGTCCGCCGGCGGCACGCCGCGCGAACTGACCCGGACGATGAAGCCGGCCTACCTGGCGCACGACTGGATCGCGCCGAAGATCGTCGAGGTGCCGTCCTCGCACGGCGCCGGCTCGATCTACGCGAAGTACTACGGCCCGGCCAATGAAACCGATGCGCCCGCCTCGCGACCGGCGGTGATCTTCGTCCACGGCGCCGGCTACCTGCAGAACGTCAAGCTGTCGTCCACGTACTATTTCCGCGAGCAGATGTTCCACAACCTGCTGGTGAGCCAGGGCTACGTGGTGCTGGACATGGACTACCGCGCCTCGGAAGGTTACGGCCGCGCCTGGCGCACCGCGATCTACCGCCAGATGGGCCACCCGGAGCTGGAGGACCTGCTCGACGGCAAGGCCTGGCTGGTGAAAAACCATGGCGTCGATCCGCGGCGCGTGGGCATCTACGGCGGCAGCTACGGCGGCTTCATGACCGAGATGGCGCTGCTGCGCGCGCCCGGCGAATTCGCCGCCGGCGCTGGGCTGCGCCCGGTCAGCGACTGGACGCTGTACAACCACGAGTACACCTCGAACATCCTCAACGATCCGCAGCTCGATCCCGCGGCGTACCGGGCCAGCTCGCCGATCGAATACGCGGAAAAGCTGCAGGACCCGCTGCTGATCCAGCACGGCCTGATCGACGACAACGTGTTCGCCGAGGATTCGATCCGCCTGTACCAGCGCTTCATCGAACTGCACAAGAAGAACTTCTGGATGTCGCTGTACCCGCTGGAACGCCACGGCTTCGTGCATGCCGATTCCTGGTACGACGAATACCGGCGCATCGACGAGTTGTTCGGAACGTACGTGAAGCCGGTGAGGGATGAGTCGAGGCACTGA
- the folE gene encoding GTP cyclohydrolase I FolE: MLDLDQAFALRAMLPAAAETPHPTRAEAEAAVRTLIRWAGDDPAREGLLATPARVVRAYEEWFAGYRQDPASLLSRTFGEVGGYDELVILRDIPLQSTCEHHLAPIRGVVHIAYLPNQRVVGISKLARLVEAFGRRLQIQERLTVEIADTLAKVLQPRGVAVIIEASHDCLSSRGVRLHGVSMQTRRLLGEFAREPRRGEILATLAG, from the coding sequence ATGCTCGACCTTGACCAGGCTTTTGCCCTGCGCGCCATGCTGCCTGCAGCGGCCGAAACTCCGCACCCGACCCGCGCCGAGGCCGAAGCCGCGGTGCGCACGCTGATCCGCTGGGCCGGCGACGACCCCGCGCGCGAAGGCCTGCTGGCCACTCCGGCGCGCGTGGTGCGTGCGTACGAGGAATGGTTTGCCGGCTACCGGCAGGATCCGGCCAGCCTGCTCAGCCGCACCTTCGGCGAAGTCGGCGGCTACGACGAACTGGTCATCCTGCGCGACATTCCGCTGCAGTCGACCTGCGAACACCACCTGGCGCCGATCCGCGGCGTGGTGCACATCGCCTACCTGCCGAACCAGCGCGTGGTCGGCATCTCCAAACTGGCGCGGCTGGTCGAGGCGTTCGGCCGGCGCCTGCAGATCCAGGAGCGGCTCACCGTGGAGATCGCCGACACGCTGGCCAAGGTGCTGCAGCCGCGCGGCGTGGCGGTGATCATCGAAGCCAGCCACGACTGCCTGTCCTCGCGCGGGGTGCGCCTGCACGGGGTGTCGATGCAGACCCGGCGCCTGCTCGGCGAATTTGCGCGGGAACCGCGGCGTGGCGAGATCCTGGCGACGCTGGCCGGCTGA
- a CDS encoding prolyl oligopeptidase family serine peptidase, producing MRLASFAVPLLLAAGGTIAAQLPPVNPSPKPPREMALIGESQPLPPPTPRQAASSEFHGVSVADPYRWLENPDAPAVRQWIAAQNAYTEATLAAMPQGKALTARVQQLAITSTTRSGPTLAGGTLFYLQQIPPQPQPVLIAQAWPDGAAKVLVDPNVEHGGTAITAYWPSPRGRYLAYGTAEGGSELTTIRVLDVASGKTLPDTLPWAGGGTTPQGLAWDADEHGFSYVRFAPPAAGQEVEQFHATLVHHALGQAAATDHVVFGQGYSKTAEYVLVNAPASAQAAVLTYDGDGGPAEVFLQHDDGFARVLDRHANVRTAAWVNGRLYAAAFQDAPRGRIVAIGSDGKAVPVLAERAGAIQQIAPLGDGFLVVRSWGPDWWVEQYAAGAKFVRRLPLPPHGIGIGDIAAESGSDKALVSYSGWTTPTRWAEYDGKNGTLKTVFEVKPAADYSKVVVQRIDGSSKDGTKIPVTVLSLQGTTANGKRPTILYSYGGFDLPVKPGFIGASLAWLERGGVLAYANLRGGNENGQPWHAQGQKLHKQNVFDDFHAAALALIDARWTDRGHLGILGGSNGGLLMGTQIVQHPGDYRAVVARVGIYDMLRHETHFANGPYNIPEYGSIADPAQFKATLAYSPLQHVQANTAYPAVLLTTGENDPRVAPWQSRKFAAALQNASSSTQPILLLTRTNAGHGIGAPFSQRVGDTAIGLTFFAHELELDIEK from the coding sequence ATGCGCCTCGCGTCCTTTGCCGTCCCCCTGCTGCTCGCCGCCGGCGGCACCATCGCGGCCCAGCTGCCGCCCGTGAATCCGTCGCCGAAGCCACCACGCGAAATGGCGCTGATCGGCGAATCGCAGCCGCTGCCGCCGCCGACGCCGCGGCAGGCCGCGTCCAGCGAGTTCCACGGCGTCAGCGTGGCCGATCCGTACCGCTGGCTGGAAAACCCGGACGCCCCGGCGGTGCGGCAATGGATAGCCGCGCAGAACGCGTACACCGAGGCGACCCTGGCCGCGATGCCGCAGGGCAAGGCGCTTACCGCGCGGGTGCAGCAGTTGGCGATCACCTCGACCACGCGCTCCGGCCCGACGCTGGCCGGCGGCACCTTGTTCTACCTGCAGCAGATCCCGCCGCAGCCGCAGCCGGTGCTGATCGCACAGGCCTGGCCGGACGGCGCGGCGAAGGTGCTGGTGGACCCGAACGTCGAGCACGGCGGCACCGCGATCACCGCCTACTGGCCGTCGCCGCGCGGGCGCTACCTCGCCTACGGCACCGCCGAGGGCGGCAGCGAGCTGACCACCATCCGCGTGCTCGACGTGGCCAGCGGCAAGACCCTGCCCGACACCCTGCCCTGGGCCGGCGGCGGCACCACCCCGCAGGGCCTGGCCTGGGACGCCGACGAGCACGGCTTCAGCTACGTGCGCTTCGCGCCGCCAGCGGCCGGGCAGGAAGTGGAACAGTTCCACGCCACGCTGGTGCACCACGCGCTGGGCCAGGCCGCCGCGACGGACCACGTGGTGTTCGGCCAGGGCTATTCGAAAACCGCCGAGTACGTGCTGGTGAATGCGCCGGCCAGCGCGCAGGCCGCGGTGCTCACCTACGACGGCGATGGCGGCCCGGCCGAAGTGTTCCTGCAGCACGACGACGGCTTCGCCCGCGTGCTCGACCGCCACGCCAACGTGCGCACGGCGGCTTGGGTGAATGGACGTCTATATGCCGCCGCATTCCAGGATGCGCCGCGCGGCCGCATCGTGGCCATCGGCAGCGACGGCAAGGCTGTGCCGGTGCTGGCCGAACGCGCGGGCGCGATCCAGCAGATCGCCCCGCTCGGCGACGGCTTCCTGGTGGTGCGCAGCTGGGGTCCGGACTGGTGGGTCGAGCAGTACGCCGCCGGCGCGAAATTCGTGCGCCGGCTGCCGCTGCCGCCGCACGGCATCGGCATCGGCGACATCGCCGCCGAATCCGGCAGCGACAAGGCGCTGGTGAGCTACAGCGGCTGGACCACACCCACGCGCTGGGCCGAGTACGACGGCAAGAACGGCACGCTGAAGACCGTGTTCGAGGTGAAGCCTGCCGCCGACTACTCGAAGGTGGTGGTGCAGCGCATCGACGGCAGCTCGAAGGACGGCACCAAGATCCCGGTGACCGTGCTGTCGCTGCAGGGCACCACGGCGAACGGCAAGCGGCCCACCATCCTGTACAGCTACGGCGGCTTCGACCTGCCGGTGAAGCCCGGCTTCATCGGCGCCAGCCTGGCCTGGCTGGAACGCGGCGGCGTACTCGCCTACGCCAACCTCCGCGGCGGCAACGAGAACGGCCAGCCATGGCACGCGCAGGGCCAGAAGCTGCACAAGCAGAACGTGTTCGACGACTTCCACGCCGCCGCGCTGGCGCTGATCGACGCGCGCTGGACCGACCGCGGCCATCTCGGCATCCTGGGCGGCAGCAACGGCGGCCTGCTGATGGGCACGCAGATCGTGCAGCACCCCGGCGACTACCGCGCGGTGGTGGCGCGCGTGGGCATCTACGACATGCTGCGCCACGAGACCCACTTCGCCAACGGCCCGTACAACATCCCCGAGTACGGCAGCATCGCGGACCCGGCCCAGTTCAAGGCCACCCTGGCCTACTCGCCGCTGCAGCACGTGCAGGCGAACACCGCCTACCCGGCGGTGCTGCTCACCACTGGCGAAAACGATCCGCGGGTGGCGCCATGGCAATCGCGCAAGTTCGCCGCCGCGCTGCAGAACGCCAGCTCGTCGACGCAGCCGATCCTGCTGCTGACCCGCACGAACGCCGGCCACGGCATCGGCGCCCCGTTCAGCCAGCGCGTCGGCGACACTGCGATCGGCCTGACCTTCTTCGCGCACGAGCTGGAGCTGGACATCGAAAAATAA